In Armatimonadota bacterium, the following proteins share a genomic window:
- a CDS encoding (4Fe-4S)-binding protein: MSTVTEARQRFKLAGRVRPRFWRMQNVRRTVQLVFLALFVMLLAFTVYPVRSPITVDFFFRADPLAVISTFIASREVVGVLIPLAAAMLALTLVLGRFFCGWFCPMGTLIDLSDRFVVRRTRRAAGAKGFPQVKYYILAALLVSALFSVQVAYFFDPFAILTRTVVWVLFAPMALLGRMVTESPVVADWVPSLTQIPFIPETQPHYRMNLLAALLFAGILALGLVSRRFWCRNLCPLGALLALLSGWGIVRRQTASDKCIECHRCDRECKMGAILPDSHRYLARECIYCYNCVSVCAPGATSFPLTLRREGFETATDLNRRRLLGFAALGALWAGITVSDIGAKKAGNSPVKASSPFRIRPPGSLPEEQFLQKCVRCSLCMKVCPTNGLQPALTEAGIEGFWTPVLVPRIGHCAQHCTACGDVCPTDAIQPFTAAEKKYLFIGRAYIDRSMCIVWAQDKKCLVCDEHCSYRALHWKVVDGLRRPFVNEYLCTGCGECEAKCPVQPVAAIRVTTLGDLRHLTREAQKRFYERHLEEE; encoded by the coding sequence ATGAGCACGGTCACGGAGGCACGACAGCGGTTTAAGCTGGCAGGGCGGGTGCGTCCGCGTTTCTGGCGGATGCAGAACGTCCGGCGCACGGTGCAGCTGGTGTTCCTTGCGCTGTTCGTGATGCTATTGGCGTTCACCGTTTACCCGGTACGCTCGCCGATTACGGTAGATTTCTTCTTCCGTGCCGACCCGCTGGCTGTTATCAGCACCTTCATCGCCTCACGGGAGGTAGTCGGTGTGCTGATTCCTCTGGCGGCGGCGATGCTCGCGCTGACTCTGGTGCTGGGCAGGTTCTTCTGCGGCTGGTTCTGCCCGATGGGCACGCTGATAGACCTGTCCGACCGCTTTGTGGTACGACGCACCAGGCGCGCTGCCGGCGCGAAGGGATTCCCGCAGGTAAAGTACTATATTCTCGCCGCACTGTTGGTATCTGCTCTGTTCTCGGTGCAAGTCGCTTACTTCTTCGACCCGTTTGCCATCCTCACGCGCACGGTGGTGTGGGTGCTGTTCGCACCGATGGCTCTGCTGGGACGGATGGTGACCGAATCGCCGGTCGTAGCGGATTGGGTACCCTCGCTCACACAGATACCCTTCATCCCCGAAACCCAGCCGCACTACCGGATGAACCTGCTGGCAGCGTTGTTGTTTGCGGGCATCCTCGCGCTGGGGTTAGTTAGCCGACGCTTCTGGTGTCGTAACCTGTGCCCATTGGGTGCGTTGCTGGCGCTGCTCTCCGGGTGGGGCATCGTGCGACGACAGACAGCGTCGGACAAGTGCATCGAGTGCCACCGCTGCGACCGCGAGTGCAAGATGGGCGCGATTCTTCCCGATTCGCATCGCTATCTGGCACGGGAATGCATCTATTGCTATAATTGTGTATCGGTATGTGCGCCCGGAGCCACCTCTTTCCCCCTCACGCTACGGCGTGAGGGTTTTGAAACGGCAACCGACCTCAACCGCCGTCGGTTGCTGGGGTTTGCTGCGCTGGGTGCGCTGTGGGCAGGCATTACAGTAAGCGATATCGGCGCGAAGAAGGCGGGCAATTCGCCCGTCAAGGCATCTAGCCCCTTCCGCATCCGACCGCCAGGCAGCCTGCCCGAGGAGCAGTTTCTGCAGAAGTGCGTGCGGTGCAGTCTGTGCATGAAAGTGTGCCCCACCAACGGTTTGCAACCCGCACTTACCGAAGCAGGCATTGAAGGCTTCTGGACGCCCGTGCTGGTTCCGCGCATCGGACACTGTGCTCAGCACTGCACCGCCTGCGGTGATGTATGCCCGACCGACGCCATCCAGCCCTTCACCGCGGCGGAAAAGAAGTACCTTTTCATCGGGCGGGCATACATAGACAGGAGCATGTGCATTGTGTGGGCGCAGGATAAGAAGTGCCTCGTGTGCGACGAACACTGCTCTTACCGCGCGCTGCACTGGAAAGTGGTGGACGGACTGCGCCGCCCGTTCGTCAATGAATATCTCTGTACAGGCTGCGGCGAATGCGAAGCCAAATGTCCGGTGCAACCGGTAGCGGCGATCCGCGTCACCACACTGGGCGACCTGCGCCATCTGACGCGCGAAGCGCAAAAGCGATTCTACGAACGACATCTGGAAGAGGAGTGA
- a CDS encoding hypothetical protein (possible pseudo, frameshifted): MGAGAFRPRKLQLPGIGEYEGRSVFYFVREKEAFAGKRVLIVGGGDSAVDWALTLLPIARHVTLIHRRDVFRAHEGNVQMLLRSPAEVKLFWELKALHGENGNLRAVTIFNNRTMEEQQLEVDAAVISIGFNADVGAVRNWGLDMENHFIRVDHFMRTNLPGVFAAGDVVTYPGKLRLIATGVGEAAIAVNSAKRWIDPTAQFFPGHSSEMKL; the protein is encoded by the coding sequence GTGGGAGCCGGTGCGTTCCGCCCTCGCAAATTACAGCTGCCGGGTATCGGCGAGTATGAAGGGCGTTCCGTTTTCTATTTTGTGCGGGAAAAGGAAGCGTTTGCCGGCAAGAGAGTGCTTATCGTAGGCGGAGGTGACTCCGCCGTAGACTGGGCACTCACCCTGTTGCCTATTGCCCGCCACGTCACCCTTATCCACCGGCGCGATGTGTTTCGGGCGCATGAGGGCAATGTGCAGATGCTACTCCGCTCGCCCGCCGAGGTGAAGCTGTTCTGGGAGCTGAAAGCGTTGCACGGCGAGAACGGCAACCTTCGGGCGGTTACCATCTTCAACAACCGTACGATGGAGGAGCAACAGCTGGAAGTGGATGCGGCGGTTATCAGCATCGGCTTTAACGCCGATGTGGGCGCCGTCCGAAACTGGGGATTGGATATGGAGAACCACTTTATTCGGGTGGACCACTTCATGCGCACGAACCTGCCCGGTGTTTTTGCGGCGGGCGATGTGGTAACCTACCCCGGCAAGCTCCGGCTGATTGCCACAGGCGTTGGGGAAGCGGCTATCGCCGTGAACTCGGCAAAGCGGTGGATAGACCCTACCGCGCAGTTCTTCCCCGGTCACAGCAGTGAGATGAAACTCTGA
- a CDS encoding hypothetical protein (possible pseudo, frameshifted), whose translation MTEREVYDITIIGGGPVGLFAAFCAGMRSMSTKIIDSLPELGGQLSTLYPEKYVYDMPGFPCILARDLVQRMVEQAMRFHPTVCLDEEALDLRQVGGVLANHHRQDGARYPHGADCSGSRCVPPSQITAAGYRRV comes from the coding sequence GTGACAGAGCGCGAGGTGTACGACATCACCATCATTGGAGGTGGACCGGTAGGGTTGTTCGCCGCGTTTTGCGCAGGAATGCGTTCCATGAGCACCAAAATCATCGACAGTTTGCCGGAGCTGGGAGGGCAGCTCAGCACGCTGTATCCTGAGAAGTACGTGTATGACATGCCCGGCTTCCCCTGTATCCTGGCGCGCGATCTGGTGCAGCGGATGGTGGAGCAGGCGATGCGTTTCCATCCCACTGTCTGTCTGGACGAAGAGGCACTGGATCTGAGACAGGTTGGGGGGGTACTGGCGAATCATCACCGACAGGACGGAGCACGATACCCGCACGGTGCTGATTGCAGTGGGAGCCGGTGCGTTCCGCCCTCGCAAATTACAGCTGCCGGGTATCGGCGAGTATGA
- a CDS encoding alpha-xylosidase gives MKFTRGVWLMREGVTPHYAVHVHDFEQDDNSLTLYAPDKWVTSRVATLDTPLLTIKLSSPIENVIRIQVWHHRGTPVRPPYFELQEHPTPSVRIEGGEGFLSLTTGRLTVRVRTQGEWQLDFYDGEKRVTTCGAKSIGYMDTPEGRFMVAQLGIGVGECIYGLGERFTPFVKNGQVVEMWNEDGGTATEIAYKNIPFYITNRGYGVFVAHPEKVSFEVASEHVERVQFSVPGEYLEYYLVYGPTPREVISRYTALTGRPALPPAWSFGLWLSTSFTTDYDEQTVTSFIQGMAERGIPLSVFHFDCFWMREFHWCDFVWDRRVFPDPEGMLRRLKERGLHVCVWMNPYIAQRSRLFEEGMKGGYLLKRPDGSVWQTDLWQAGMGIVDFTNSEARQWFQSQLRRLLEMGVDCFKTDFGERIPTDVVYHDGSDPVRMHNFYSYLYNKTVHELLTQVRGEGEAVLFARSATAGGQRFPVHWGGDCTATYESMAETLRGGLSLSLCGFGFWSHDIGGFVDTAPADLYKRWCAFGLLSSHSRLHGSSSYRVPWLFDEEAVEVLRFFAKLKCRLMPYLYRCAVEAHEEGIPVMRAMFVEFPEDPGCDTLDRQYMLGPSLLVAPVFSPEGVVDYYLPAGRWTNLLSGRVVEGGRWIKEKHGFLSLPLMVRPGSVIPMGAVDTRPDYHYPDGVTFHVFDMGDGVEVKTHVPDVKGRIALVLHTRREGGLLTFRAEGDTRRWSILLRNVANVHKVEGGQEALTAEGTAIQPVDGAETIAVVL, from the coding sequence ATGAAGTTCACCAGAGGTGTCTGGCTGATGCGCGAAGGCGTGACACCCCATTATGCGGTGCACGTGCACGACTTTGAACAGGACGACAATTCGCTGACCCTTTACGCGCCTGATAAGTGGGTTACCAGTCGGGTGGCGACGCTGGATACACCGCTTTTGACAATAAAGCTCTCCTCGCCCATTGAAAATGTTATCCGCATTCAGGTCTGGCATCATCGGGGGACGCCGGTGCGCCCGCCGTACTTTGAACTGCAAGAGCATCCCACGCCTTCGGTGCGGATAGAGGGGGGCGAGGGTTTTCTCTCTCTCACAACAGGGAGGCTTACCGTACGTGTGCGCACGCAAGGTGAGTGGCAACTGGATTTCTACGACGGTGAGAAACGGGTCACCACCTGCGGTGCGAAAAGCATCGGCTATATGGATACTCCCGAAGGACGGTTCATGGTGGCGCAGCTGGGGATAGGCGTCGGCGAATGCATCTACGGGCTGGGCGAGCGGTTCACACCGTTCGTGAAGAACGGGCAGGTAGTGGAGATGTGGAACGAGGATGGCGGCACCGCCACCGAAATCGCTTATAAGAACATCCCCTTTTATATCACTAATCGCGGCTACGGCGTGTTTGTGGCGCACCCCGAAAAGGTTTCTTTTGAGGTAGCTTCTGAGCATGTAGAGCGCGTGCAGTTCAGTGTACCCGGCGAGTACCTGGAGTACTATCTCGTCTACGGACCGACGCCCAGAGAGGTCATCAGCCGTTACACTGCGCTGACGGGACGACCGGCTCTGCCGCCCGCGTGGTCGTTCGGTTTGTGGCTCAGCACCTCTTTCACTACCGACTACGATGAGCAGACTGTGACCTCGTTCATTCAGGGCATGGCGGAGCGTGGTATCCCGCTGAGCGTGTTCCACTTTGACTGCTTCTGGATGCGCGAGTTTCACTGGTGCGACTTCGTGTGGGACCGGCGTGTCTTCCCCGACCCAGAGGGGATGCTGCGCCGTCTGAAGGAGCGCGGTCTGCACGTTTGTGTATGGATGAATCCTTACATTGCGCAGCGCTCGCGCCTGTTCGAAGAAGGGATGAAGGGCGGTTACCTGCTGAAGCGTCCCGATGGCAGCGTGTGGCAAACCGACCTGTGGCAGGCAGGCATGGGTATTGTAGATTTCACCAATTCGGAGGCGCGCCAGTGGTTTCAGAGTCAGCTGCGCCGTCTGCTGGAGATGGGTGTAGACTGCTTCAAGACCGACTTCGGTGAGCGCATCCCGACCGACGTGGTGTACCACGACGGCTCCGACCCTGTGCGAATGCATAATTTCTATTCCTACCTGTATAACAAGACGGTACACGAACTACTAACCCAGGTGCGTGGCGAGGGTGAGGCGGTGCTTTTCGCACGCTCGGCAACGGCAGGCGGGCAGAGGTTTCCCGTGCACTGGGGAGGCGACTGCACCGCCACCTACGAATCGATGGCGGAGACGCTGCGAGGTGGATTGTCGCTGAGCCTGTGCGGGTTCGGCTTCTGGAGCCACGACATCGGCGGCTTCGTGGATACCGCTCCTGCCGACCTGTACAAACGCTGGTGTGCGTTCGGGTTGCTCTCCTCACACAGCCGACTACATGGCAGTAGCTCCTACCGTGTGCCCTGGCTGTTCGATGAAGAGGCGGTGGAGGTGTTGCGCTTCTTCGCTAAACTGAAGTGTCGGCTGATGCCGTATCTGTATCGCTGTGCGGTGGAAGCGCACGAAGAGGGCATCCCCGTGATGCGGGCGATGTTCGTGGAATTCCCGGAAGACCCCGGTTGTGATACCCTGGACAGGCAGTACATGCTGGGTCCGAGCTTGCTGGTAGCACCCGTTTTCTCGCCTGAGGGTGTGGTGGACTATTACCTGCCCGCCGGTCGCTGGACGAACCTGTTGAGTGGACGGGTGGTAGAAGGGGGGCGATGGATAAAGGAAAAACACGGCTTCCTGAGCCTTCCGCTGATGGTACGTCCTGGCTCGGTCATCCCGATGGGGGCAGTGGACACACGCCCGGATTATCATTACCCCGATGGCGTGACATTCCACGTGTTCGATATGGGAGACGGGGTTGAGGTGAAAACGCATGTGCCCGATGTAAAGGGACGGATTGCGCTGGTGTTGCACACCCGACGCGAGGGTGGACTCCTCACTTTCCGTGCCGAAGGCGACACGCGACGATGGAGCATACTCCTGCGCAACGTGGCGAACGTGCATAAGGTGGAAGGCGGGCAGGAAGCGCTGACAGCCGAAGGAACCGCGATACAACCCGTCGATGGTGCAGAAACGATAGCAGTAGTCTTGTAG
- the purA gene encoding adenylosuccinate synthetase: protein MPAVVVVGAQWGDEAKGKVVDCLAQDADMVVRYGGGSNAGHTVRFDGHEFKLHLVPSGIFRPQVTNIIASGVVVDPQVLVEEIRSLQADGVDVSNLRVSASAHVVMPYHRLLDALEEKQRGSAQIGTTCRGIGPAYADKAARKGIRMADLRQPERFAAVLRRAIEEKSRLLHSVYDAECPAFEDVWREYKEYAEVLRPFITDTDPLVYAAVKSGQRVVFEGAQGTLLDLDHGTYPYVTSSHPVAGGACVGTGIGPTYLDAVVGVAKAYTTRVGSGAFPTEQPNEIGNYLRERGREYGTTTGRPRRCGWLDAVVLRYSAQVNGLAAFAMTLLDVLSGLDTVQICRAYRLPGGQVIEQFPSDNAVLEQCEPVYEQLPGWKEEIADVRSWHELPEEARNYVQKVEELTGVPVAMVSVGPLRTQTFWRHGVLGDAPVQSLQQLAQR from the coding sequence ATGCCAGCAGTGGTGGTAGTGGGCGCCCAGTGGGGCGATGAGGCGAAGGGAAAAGTGGTAGATTGCCTGGCGCAGGATGCCGATATGGTGGTGCGCTACGGCGGGGGCAGTAACGCAGGGCACACTGTACGCTTTGACGGACATGAGTTCAAATTACACCTGGTACCCTCTGGCATTTTTCGCCCGCAGGTGACCAACATCATTGCCAGCGGGGTCGTGGTGGACCCGCAGGTGTTGGTGGAGGAGATCCGTTCTCTGCAAGCGGACGGAGTAGATGTAAGCAACCTTCGGGTGAGCGCTAGCGCGCACGTGGTGATGCCCTATCATCGACTACTGGACGCGCTGGAGGAGAAGCAACGTGGCTCGGCGCAAATTGGCACTACTTGTAGAGGCATCGGTCCCGCTTACGCCGATAAAGCGGCGCGTAAGGGCATCCGGATGGCAGATCTGCGTCAGCCTGAGCGCTTCGCCGCTGTGTTGCGCAGGGCGATAGAAGAGAAAAGTCGTCTCCTGCATAGTGTGTACGACGCGGAGTGTCCTGCCTTCGAGGACGTCTGGCGCGAGTATAAGGAGTATGCAGAGGTTCTGCGCCCGTTCATTACCGACACCGACCCGTTGGTATATGCAGCGGTGAAGAGCGGGCAGAGGGTGGTATTTGAGGGAGCGCAGGGCACACTGCTGGATTTAGACCACGGTACTTACCCGTACGTCACTTCTTCTCACCCGGTTGCGGGTGGGGCATGTGTAGGTACAGGCATTGGTCCCACTTATTTGGACGCTGTTGTCGGCGTGGCGAAAGCGTATACTACCCGCGTAGGCTCGGGGGCGTTTCCCACCGAACAGCCTAACGAAATCGGCAATTACTTGCGCGAACGGGGCAGGGAGTACGGCACAACTACCGGCAGACCGCGCCGTTGTGGATGGTTGGACGCGGTAGTGCTGCGCTACTCTGCGCAGGTCAACGGCCTCGCCGCCTTCGCCATGACTCTGCTGGATGTGCTGAGCGGGCTAGACACCGTGCAGATATGCCGCGCCTACCGCTTGCCCGGTGGACAAGTTATCGAGCAGTTTCCTTCCGACAACGCGGTGCTGGAGCAGTGCGAGCCAGTGTACGAACAGCTGCCCGGCTGGAAAGAGGAGATTGCCGACGTGAGGAGCTGGCACGAGCTGCCCGAAGAGGCACGAAACTATGTACAAAAGGTGGAGGAGCTGACCGGTGTGCCGGTAGCGATGGTGTCGGTGGGACCGCTACGCACGCAAACCTTCTGGCGTCATGGCGTCCTGGGCGACGCGCCGGTGCAGTCTTTGCAGCAGCTTGCGCAAAGATGA
- a CDS encoding chemotaxis protein CheW, producing MSAATITSTAERQVVAFRLGNETYAIDISYIHEIIRMKEITFVPRAPHYMRGVINLRGRIVPVMDLSARLGLPPQQETPQSRIIVVEVSGESIGMIVDAVSEVLRLPEDQIEPPTQMAGTESADYICGLGKINDRLVLLLDVEKVVENVQS from the coding sequence ATGAGTGCAGCAACCATAACATCCACCGCCGAACGGCAGGTGGTCGCTTTTCGTCTGGGCAACGAAACATACGCTATCGATATCTCATACATCCACGAAATCATCCGCATGAAGGAAATCACCTTCGTACCGCGTGCGCCGCACTACATGCGTGGAGTGATTAACCTGCGCGGACGCATCGTGCCGGTCATGGACCTGAGCGCACGTCTGGGTCTGCCCCCCCAGCAAGAGACCCCTCAATCACGCATTATCGTGGTGGAGGTCAGCGGGGAGAGTATCGGCATGATTGTGGACGCGGTTTCGGAGGTGCTGCGGCTGCCGGAAGACCAGATTGAACCGCCCACCCAGATGGCTGGCACCGAAAGTGCAGACTACATCTGCGGACTGGGCAAGATAAACGACAGGTTGGTGTTGCTACTGGACGTGGAGAAAGTCGTGGAGAACGTGCAGAGCTAG